In a single window of the Rhopalosiphum padi isolate XX-2018 chromosome 1, ASM2088224v1, whole genome shotgun sequence genome:
- the LOC132918179 gene encoding homeobox protein cut isoform X2 — protein sequence MDVQAMQSMDWLFKKERIYLLAQFWQQRATLAEKEVTTLKEQLTNNKAQDTNVMTMATPLSNHVESTEDQNKTPAELELSAKEKEISQLVEDVRRLQSSIGKLQDHTAKEIARLEEELHDKRQHIMRLEARLDAQRDYEEVKRQLCVLKAVECSDDRNNKSPNNNKSENTQSTSPQQQRSSCSPVPEIQNDFSVPVAPPPPGLQNVEQFGPILGEEIVANWRRSLECNKYEQKKVYTSPNRHETTDKEKSPGLESIKTPPPSTSPAPTSPSIMVQPTRSASRSGTPCKSPTSESNSSPRLNNSSPHNNNNNPSQLNNNNNNNNNIPAGLINGLCGLNVGLNNNILGPAGALGFDLIKSPFDHRSPYRFGDGDCTMVGRFGESLIPKGDPMEARLQEMLRYNMDKYSTQNLDTLHIARRVRELLSIHNVGQRLFAKYILGLSQGTVSELLSKPKPWDKLTEKGRDSYRKMHAWACDENAVMLLKSLIPKKDSGIPTVLGRTENDVTDERIVHILNEASQMMKPNQQQDDTQSNDESTSPNQLIRSTSPSRQRPKEDIPQEQVARLYQEELSKIMGKRLEDSMRSGEQPFAGWLFPHFFGNHTGNHDDIRTALDAYHRELSKLQNCPQSQLSGLLALQQQAAVAAMSNNNNNNNNNTIQGTGMAQDLSLPKDRKDIYPFVQRKDFAVKVNGTEVSDKESETVAEAMKQAGSAFSLVRPKTEQSGTSSVGSSASSPLGNNILPPEDFGQSAAVSPLQRMASITNALISQPATPHHHSPSQRPLKAVLPPITQQQFDQFNNLNTEEIVRKVKEQLSQFSISQRLFGESVLGLSQGSVSDLLARPKPWHMLTQKGREPFIRMKMFLEDDKAVHKLVASQYKIAPEKLMRTGGYGGSSPMNQNLVKSTHTFGGKMTPSPLDLLKVSGDVDRQTPHHHILTSMCNTSTTMSEDSDMASSLQSPSNHHIQLQSPGGHHHATSSTASSLISTGSQLASMIVTENKLKASPIPNNGIPQNLMLQHVAAAFQNTGTRHPPAVVPSVYEMAALTQDLDTQTITTKIKEALLANNIGQKIFGEAVLGLSQGSVSELLSKPKPWHMLSIKGREPFIRMQLWLSDQHNVERLQAIKSERRELNKRRRGSGQQDNGSDTSSNDTSDFYHSGTSSPPSAAKKQRVLFSDEQKEALKLAFALDQYPSVGTIEFLASELNLATRTITNWFHNHRMRIKQQSPHSDSQQQQSQTGPGFDPIQFKILLSHRLGFGGLPIPFNAGNPYLQHGADLSSFMPMFTSSSSATVDEQMSGLDLSVKHEVDTDFDDEDSRSEESEPREEIPAVPVVGSSRRKPAAPQWVNPDWLQSEQKQQQQQSEVIINGVCVMQAADGCAERRRSETIRVEPSDVNDEDKSGRSTPSEASSLKQESDGEHEQEAISVKEEKSWNNEF from the exons atttcacaATTGGTGGAGGATGTACGCAGACTGCAATCTAGTATCGGTAAACTACAAGATCATACAGCAAAAGAGATTGCCAGACTTGAGGAAGAGTTACATGACAAAAGACAACACATTATGAGACTTGAAGCCAGATTGGACGCTCAGAGAGACTACGAAGAAGTTAAACGACAGCTATG tgtACTGAAGGCCGTTGAATGTTCAGACGACCGTAATAACAAGTCACCAAACAACAACAAATCTGAAAATACACAAAGCACATCGCCTCAACAACAGAGATCGTCTTGCAGTCCTGTGCCTGAAATTCAAA ATGATTTTTCAGTTCCGGTGGCCCCACCCCCTCCCGGGCTACAAAACGTCGAACAGTTTGGCCCGATACTCGGCGAAGAGATCGTGGCCAACTGGCGAAGATCCCTCGAATGCAATAAATATGAACAAAAGAAAGTCTATACTTCTCCAAACCGACATGAAACTACCG acaaGGAAAAGTCACCTGGTCTAGAATCAATCAAAACACCACCTCCGAGCACGTCTCCAGCACCTACTTCACCATCTATCATGGTTCAACCTACGCGATCTGCTAGTAGGTCCGGAACACCATGTAAATCACCAACAAGTGAATCAAACAGTTCACCACGACTTAACAATAGTTCTCcacacaacaataacaataacccATCTCAGttgaacaacaataacaacaacaacaacaatatccCTGCAGGCCTCATAAACGGTCTCTGTGGTCTTAATGTTGGTctcaacaataacattttaggACCTGCTGGTGCTTTAGGCTTTGACTTGATAAAGTCGCCTTTTGATCACAGGTCTCCTTATCGATTTGGAGATGGTGATTGTACAATGGTTGGACGTTTTGGTGAATCACTTATACCGAAAGGTGATCCTATGGAAGCTAGACTCCAAGAAATGCTTag gtataatatggaCAAATATTCTACCCAAAACTTGGATACATTGCATATAGCTCGTCGCGTACGTGAACTACTATCCATCCATAACGTGGGCCAAAGGTTGTTTGCCAAATATATTCTCGGACTTTCCCAAGGGACCGTCAGTGAATTGCTGTCAAAACCTAAGCCGTGGGACAAGCTGACCGAAAAGGGACGTGATAGCTATAGGAAAATGCATGCGTGGGCATGTGACGAGAACGCGGTTATGCTACTCAAGTCGTTGATACCGAAAAAAG ACTCTGGCATACCAACGGTATTGGGAAGAACTGAAAATGACGTCACCGATGAAAGAATTGTACACATATTAAATGAAGCGAGTCAAATGATGAAACCTAATCAACAGCAAGACGATACTCAAAGCAATGATGAAAGCACTTCACCAAatcaattaatt AGGAGCACTTCTCCGTCCAGACAAAGACCCAAAGAAGATATACCACAAGAACAAGTGGCCCGACTGTATCAAGAAGAGCTATCTAAAATCATGGGCAAACGTTTGGAAGATTCTATGAGAAGCGGTGAACAGCCATTTGCGGG ttggcTATTCCCTCATTTCTTCGGAAATCATACCGGCAACCACGATGATATTCGAACTGCATTAGATGCTTATCACCGAGAATTATCAAAGTTACAAAACTGCCCACAGAGCCAATTGTCAGGATTATTAGCTCTTCAACAACAAGCTGCCGTTGCAGCAATGtcgaacaacaacaacaataacaataataataccatacaaGGAACCGGTATGGCTCAAGACTTGTCTTTACCAAAAGACAGAAAAGATATTTACCCGTTTGTTCAACGAAAAGATTTTGCTGTTAAAGTAAATGGGACTGAGGTTTCAGACAAAGAGTCTGAAACTGTAGCAGAAGCAATGAAACAAGCCGGAAGTGCTTTTTCGCTTGTACGACCTAAAACTGAACAAA GTGGTACATCTTCTGTAGGAAGCTCAGCCAGCTCAccattaggtaataatattttacctccAGAGGATTTCGGTCAATCGGCTGCAGTCAGTCCACTCCAAAGAATGGCTTCAATTACAAATGCTTTAATTTCTCAGCCCGCTACTCCACATCATCATTCTCCTTCCCAGAGACCTCTGAAAGCTGTATTACCACCAATTACTCAACAACAATTTGACCAATTTAACAATTTGAATACTGAAGAAATTGTGAGGAAAGTCAAAGAGCAACTTAGTCAATTTTCAATCAGTCAGAGATTATTTGGAGAATCTGTATTGGGTCTTTCGCAAGGAAGTGTGTCCGATCTCTTGGCTAGACCAAAACCATGGCATATGTTGACTCAAAAAGGAAGAGAACCTTTTATTCGAATGAAAATGTTCTTGGAGGATGATAAAGCTGTACATAAACTAGTTGCTTCTCAATATAAAATTGCACCAGAGAAGCTTATGCGAACTGGAGGCTATGGCGGATCAAgtc cTATGAATCAAAATTTAGTAAAGTCAACACACACTTTTGGTGGTAAAATGACCCCTTCACCTCTCGATCTCTTAAAAGTTAGTGGAGATGTGGATCGTCAAACACCACATCATCATATACTTACCTCAATGTGCAACACGTCTACAACAATGTCAGAAGACTCTGATATGGCGTCTTCACTGCAATCACCGAGTAACCATCATATTCAACTTCAGTCTCCAGGTGGACATCACCACGCAACTTCATCTACTGCTTCGTCATTAATATCCACGGGTAGTCAACTTGCATCTATGATAGTCACTGAAAATAAACTTAAAGCAAGCCCGATACCAAATAACGGGATTCCGCAAAATCTTATGTTGCAACACGTGGCTGCAGCTTTCCAAAATACGGGTACACGTCACCCACCAGCAGTTGTACCATCAGTTTATGAGATGGCTGCTCTAACGCAAGATCTTGACACACAGACAATTACTACTAAAATCAAAGAAGCACTCCTCGCTAATAATATTGgacaaaaa ATTTTCGGTGAAGCTGTACTGGGACTCTCTCAAGGATCAGTTAGTGAATTGCTATCAAAGCCTAAGCCATGGCATATGCTGAGCATTAAAGGCCGTGAACCATTCATTCGAATGCAACTTTGGCTATCTGATCAACATAATGTGGAAAGATTGCAAGCGATTAAAAGTGAACGGAGGGAGTTGAACAAAAGAAGACGAGGATCTGGCCAACAAGACAATGGAAGTGATACATCTTCGAATGACACTTCAGACTTTTATCACAGTGGCACTAGTAGTCCTCCATCCGCCGCAAAAAAACAACGA GTTCTGTTTTCCGATGAACAAAAAGAAGCATTGAAACTAGCGTTTGCCCTTGATCAATACCCAAGTGTGGGTACAATTGAGTTTCTTGCATCGGAATTAAACTTAGCAACTAGGACAATAACAAACTGGTTCCACAACCATAGAATGAGGATCAAGCAACAATCGCCTCATTCTGATTCACAGCAACAACAATCACAAACTGGTCCTGGATTTGAcccaattcaatttaaaattctcTTGAGCCATCGACTAGGTTTTGGTGGCCTTCCAATACCGTTTAATGCAGGAAACCCTTATTTACAACATGGCGCCGATCTGTCTTCCTTCATGCCAATGTTTACGTCGTCTTCTTCGGCCACTGTAGATGAGCAAATGTCCGGATTGGATTTGAGTGTGAAACATGAAGTAGACACTGACTTTGATGACGAAGATAGCCGGTCGGAAGAGTCGGAACCTCGAGAAGAAATCCCGGCCGTACCCGTAGTCGGAAGTTCTCGCAGAAAACCAGCTGCTCCACAATGGGTAAACCCGGATTGGTTGCAATCTGAACAGAagcaacaacagcagcaatCCGAAGTAATTATAAATGGCGTTTGCGTAATGCAAGCGGCCGATGGCTGCGCTGAAAGAAGAAGGTCTGAGACCATTCGAGTAGAACCGTCGGATGTCAACGACGAAGACAAGTCTGGTAGATCTACACCATCGGAAGCCAGTTCCTTAAAACAAGAATCAGATGGTGAACACGAACAGGAAGCTATCAGTGTTAAAGAAGAAAAATCGTGGAACAACGAATTTTAG